Proteins encoded by one window of Drosophila gunungcola strain Sukarami unplaced genomic scaffold, Dgunungcola_SK_2 000088F, whole genome shotgun sequence:
- the LOC128264986 gene encoding uncharacterized protein LOC128264986: protein MTKFSICLLLVVLAIASIQADGNRRPCAGRCTGHPLSSGKSVCIRNKATNVCTRLPACRLREKNCLRRDNGLEPIRETCITRCRNIPGSSGVGQCATKLRPRIKECQRRLCHDDKVASCWRDQQGACVLQTRCEAQKRNCVRNPLNQWVRASRWSCKGNVVGGGVRRCRTKPIVIKD from the coding sequence ATGACCAAGTTCAGCATTTGCCTTCTGCTCGTCGTCCTGGCGATCGCCTCCATCCAAGCGGATGGCAACCGTCGTCCTTGCGCTGGCCGCTGCACCGGACACCCACTGTCCAGCGGCAAGAGCGTGTGCATCAGGAACAAGGCCACCAACGTGTGCACCCGTCTGCCCGCCTGTCGTCTCCGGGAGAAGAACTGCCTGCGGCGGGACAATGGGCTGGAACCCATCCGGGAGACCTGCATCACCCGCTGCCGCAACATTCCCGGCTCCAGTGGCGTGGGACAGTGCGCCACCAAGCTGCGCCCTCGAATCAAGGAGTGCCAGAGGAGGCTCTGCCATGACGACAAGGTCGCCAGCTGCTGGAGGGACCAGCAGGGCGCCTGCGTCCTCCAGACCCGCTGCGAGGCCCAGAAGAGGAACTGCGTCCGCAACCCACTCAACCAGTGGGTGAGGGCCAGCCGGTGGAGCTGCAAGGGAAATGTGGTCGGGGGTGGCGTCCGCCGCTGCCGCACCAAGCCCATCGTCATCAAGGACTAG
- the LOC128264987 gene encoding LOW QUALITY PROTEIN: uncharacterized protein LOC128264987 (The sequence of the model RefSeq protein was modified relative to this genomic sequence to represent the inferred CDS: deleted 1 base in 1 codon) has protein sequence MRSYQLTLIFAMGFLWAVASGSTQPPSTTARTLPWNCPLFPEVCSRNSPKVCGRTPRGECQRFENICHLMLAHRLGWPVGVRHTRDLDCRNLRGDGPAHRRPCYEACPPRPVVCKRSPPNQHICVRSRSNRRQCKVLANKCQLRNQNCHSQPKNNWLRTDKRRCGKLQLGDKPQDCLRVPRRNTTIPRTTTPRTTTPRTTTPAPPPAAPPLPGRSKGSRTSAFPVNANTSLNFFFNFPH, from the exons ATGCGCAGCTATCAACTGACTTTGATTTTCG CCATGGGCTTCCTGTGGGCGGTGGCCAGTGGTAGCACCCAACCGCCGAGCACCACCGCTCGTACTCTCCCCTGGAACTGTCCGCTCTTCCCGGAAGTCTGCTCGAGGAACAGCCCCAAGGTCTGCGGAAGGACTCCGAGGGGCGAGTGCCAGCGGTTCGAAAACATCTGCCACTTGATGCTGGCCCATCGGCTCGGGTGGCCCGTGGGGGTGAGGCACACCCGCGACCTTGACTGCCGCAACCTGCGCGGGGACGGCCCCGCCCACCGCCGCCCCTGCTACGAGGCGTGCCCCCCGCGGCCCGTCGTCTGCAAGAGGTCG CCCCCGAACCAGCACATCTGCGTGCGCAGCAGGAGCAACAGGCGGCAGTGCAAGGTGCTGGCCAACAAGTGCCAGTTGCGCAACCAGAACTGCCACAGCCAGCCCAAAAACA ACTGGCTCCGCACCGACAAGAGGCGCTGTGGCAAGCTGCAGTTGGGCGACAAGCCGCAGGACTGCCTCAGGGTGCCCAGGCGCAACACCACCATCCCCCGCACCACCACCCCCCGCACCACCACCCCCCGCACCACCACCCCCGCACCACCACCCGCCGCGCCACCACTGCCAGGGCGGTCTAAGGGATCAAGGACATCCGCTTTCCCTGTGAACGCCAACACGtctctcaattttttttttaacttcccCCATTAG
- the LOC128265008 gene encoding uncharacterized protein LOC128265008 encodes MSGPQDYDRKYLRSMPGLCKVACLLCSFIGFLCIVCGPVRVSNFRGSFYLAVVSIGFVTTAALLLARYLRMWQRQFCRCDPTLWSLAVHSSLALAYFTASGLVLSLDIAAYTAAAFFGLTAFSINGLEAYGNYRRSRQREVATQTI; translated from the exons ATGTCGGGCCCTCAGGACTACGATCGCAAGTACCTGCGCAGCATGCCGGGCCTGTGCAAGGTTGCCTGTTTG CTGTGCAGCTTTATTGGATTTCTGTGCATCGTCTGCGGGCCGGTGCGCGTGAGCAATTTCCGCGGCAGCTTCTACCTGGCGGTGGTTTCCATTGGCTTCGTGACCACGGCGGCCCTGCTCCTGGCCAGATACCTCCGAATGTGGCAGCGCCAGTTCTGCCGCTGCGATCCCACGCTCTGGTCCCTGGCGGTGCACTCCTCGCTGGCCCTGGCCTACTTCACGGCCTCCGGGCTCGTCCTGTCCCTAGACATCGCGGCCTAcacggcggcggcg TTTTTCGGCCTAACAGCATTTAGCATCAACGGATTGGAGgcctatggaaactataggCGCAGTCGCCAGAGGGAGGTGGCCACCCAAACGATATAG
- the LOC128264995 gene encoding endothelin-converting enzyme homolog, whose translation MRFSLRWVAIALGWLPILVMADPCRDFYATACGNWSAIHANDPYRSFVGQLDYDYQEELAELLDRGKQDDEPRFLQLLRDFYASCRRPLTKDQVLRVLEKLIALDNVEDEELTVGLTAAFRLEVLVEMERHNMYDIWTQLLTRTDLDWNRNETNREPLSRQKFDLLWQFGEVYHDKELAWHLLSNLEWPIMTNRVEDDDDELPGSLGQPPAFWMLPWPKFKPTYGYLRWLARSLAETTNRFLLIYIYLRLKLVEGPTTSWRIERSECAEQARQILSHPAVWLMEKHHPRLNEEPLLQDVFQELKQRFGQKLRANRNNFSERTQQYLLNKLERMELRLSVLPRNCSTKSLVRRIDRHYEDVYMNATDYFTNLLAGLNHSSLQDDQDYNVSFNIWTMIAEPVPREMTSRNGLYPVQVHRFGSFASPFYMTAENRLLVPLSLLGPPLYSANQADILTYSGLGFVLGHELTHGFDPDGVNFNSRGRTSHLVRRELNRNGRFQRELRCLNRKFGSRRDEKFADANGLELAYSAYFGTAQTDRKRDPLRGSADQKQQFFLNFAQFFCSDEEAREDGDDHGSDRERVNDAVANFEPFREAFDCPTSRNRRRQQCRLF comes from the exons ATGCGTTTCAGCCTGAGGTGGGTGGCCATTGCCTTGGGCTGGCTGCCAATTCTGGTAATGGCTGATCCCTGCCGGGATTTCTATGCCACCGCCTGCGGCAACTGGTCGGCCATTCATGCCAACGATCCCTACCGGAGTTTTGTGGGCCAGCTGGACTACGATTATCAGGAAGAGTTGGCCGAGCTGCTGGACAGGGG GAAACAGGATGACGAGCCCCGCTTTCTGCAGCTGCTAAGGGACTTTTACGCCTCCTGTCGACGACCCCTGACCAAGGATCAGGTGCTGAGGGTGCTGGAAAAGCTGATTGCGCTGGATAATGTGGAGGATGAGGAGCTGACCGTGGGCCTCACAGCCGCCTTTCGCCTCGAGGTTCTGGTCGAGATGGAGCGGCACAATATGTACGACATTTGGACGCAGCTGCTGACCCGCACCGATCTGGATTGGAATCGAAACGAGACGAACAGGGAGCCCCTGAGTCGCCAGAAGTTCGATCTCCTGTGGCAGTTCGGTGAAGTCTATCACGACAAGGAACTCGCTTGGCACCTTTTGAGCAATCTGGAATGGCCCATAATGACCAATCGAGTTgaggatgacgatgacgagCTGCCGGGTTCGTTGGGGCAGCCTCCAGCATTTTGGATGCTGCCCTGGCCGAAATTCAAGCCCACGTACGGCTACCTCAGGTGGTTGGCCCGCTCGCTGGCCGAAACGACCAACCGGTTCTTGCTCATCTACATTTATCTGAGACTAAAGTTGGTCGAAGGACCCACTACATCATGGCGCATCGAACGCTCCGAGTGCGCCGAGCAGGCCAGACAGATCCTGAGCCATCCCGCCGTCTGGTTGATGGAGAAACACCATCCCAGGCTCAATGAGGAGCCCCTTCTGCAGGACGTTTTCCAGGAGCTGAAGCAGCGCTTTGGCCAGAAACTCCGGGCCAACAGAAACAATTTCTCGGAACGCACCCAGCAGTATTTACTCAACAAACTGGAGCGGATGGAGCTGCGATTGAGTGTCCTGCCCAGGAACTGTTCAACGAAATCCCTGGTGCGACGCATCGATAGGCATTACGAGGATGTTTACATGAACGCCACCGACTACTTTACCAATCTCCTGGCCGGCCTGAATCACTCCAGCTTGCAGGACGACCAAGACTataatg TGTCATTCAACATATGGACCATGATAGCCGAGCCAGTTCCTCGTGAGATGACCTCCAGGAACGGTTTGTACCCCGTCCAAGTGCATCGATTTGGCAGCTTTGCTTCGCCCTTTTACATGACTGCGGAGAACAGGCTGCTCGTGCCCCTGTCTCTGCTGGGGCCACCGCTCTATTCGGCCAACCAGGCGGACATACTCACCTACAGTGGCCTGGGCTTCGTCCTTGGCCACGAACTGACCCATGGCTTCGACCCGGATGGAGTCAACTTCAACTCTCGAGGGCGGACTAGCCACCTGGTTAGAAGGGAACTGAACAGGAATGGGCGGTTCCAGCGCGAACTGCGCTGCCTGAATCGGAAGTTCGGCAGCAGACGCGACGAAAAGTTCGCGGACGCGAATGGCCTGGAACTGGCCTACTCCGCCTACTTCGGCACCGCCCAAACGGACCGCAAAAGGGATCCATTGCGGGGATCGGCGGACCAGAAGCAGCAGTTCTTCCTCAACTTTGCCCAGTTCTTCTGCTCCGATGAGGAAGCCAGGGAGGACGGCGATGACCATGGCAGCGACAGGGAAAGGGTCAACGATGCAGTGGCCAATTTCGAGCCCTTTCGAGAGGCCTTCGACTGTCCGACTTCAAGGAATCGCAGGCGACAGCAGTGTCGATTGTtttag